GATCGCGATGAATCGGATCGTGCTGGCCAGAATGCTGATGATCCCAAGCAGGGCCTGTCCGGAGGGCTCGGTGAAGACGACCATGTTGGGGACGATGTCGCCGCTGAGGATGAGGACGACCGCGCCGACGGCTGTGACGATGATCCCAGCCTGGAGGGTGATTTTCGGGGTCCGCTGAGTCATTCGTGGGCTCCTCGTTCGTGTGTCTATGTGTATATCCTCGCGCAGTATTCCCGGATCACGCGGGCGTGGGCGGTGACCATCGCATCGAAGGTTTCCGCCGAGACCCTCTCGGCTTTCAACTCGTCTCCCACGCGTTGGACGATGCCGAGGATGCCCGGGTACGCGTCTTCGCTCCCCTTGGTAAGAGCGGGGACCTCGGCGGGGTCGAACACGGAGGTGTGGACCACGCTGGTAGACGTAAGCGCTGCACATTCCCAGTGCCTCGTGCTCCGGGATCAGAGGCGGCGATGTGTTCAGGGTCACGGTCGGTTCTGGTGCCGGGGCGCCCAGTTCGCGCGCGAGCTCGCGCAGCTTCACGGGAGATCCAGTGGCGTACCAGTTTTTTCCGACGATGATTTGGTTCTCGGCGCTGATCGTCGGTGCTAGGTCCGGCAAAACATGTCCGCTTCGAGTGTCTGGCTGTCGTCGCAGCGGAGCTGGGCGGAAATGGCGGCGACGTTGTCAAGCTCAAGGCGCTCGCGCGTTAATGCCGGTGTGCAACTGGTCAAAAGGATGGTGACGAGCGCGAGGCTCGGTGCGAGTGCGGTGCGGATTCGTGCTGGCCCCGAGCGGGTCCGATGTCTTCTCACTGGAAGACAAGAGCCGTTCCGGTCGCGCCGATGGATTGGGCCTTCACCTTGGAGACGGTGACGACGTTTCCGATCGTGATGCTTTTTGAACGCTGTCCGAGGCCCACCGCGTCTCCACGCGGAACGAGTAGAGCACTTTGCCCGTTTTCAGGTCCTGCAGGTAGAACATGTTGTTCGTGTCACCACAGCGTGCGCCGAACCCGATAGGATCGAACAAAACTTCGAACGGTGTGTCGGGTTCGAGCAGCTGTGCGTGGGTGCGCGCTGGGCGAACAAAGGTCGCGGCCCCAGGGAATAAGCGGAGAATGGAACGAGTGAGCACTCAGGGTACCGGCAACATCGGCAAGGTCACGGGTTCGCATCTCAGTGTGCGCGGAGCGCGAGTACACAACCTGAACAATGTGGATCTGGAGATTCCGCGCGATTCGATGGTCGTGTTCACGGGCCTCTCCGGATCGGGGAAGTCCTCGCTGGCGTTCGACACGATCTTCGCGGAGGGACAGCGCCGCTACGTCGAGTCGCTTTCGGCGTACGCGCGCCAGTTTCTCGGCCAGGTGGACCGTCCGGATGTGGATTTCATCGAGGGGCTCAGCCCGGCGGTGTCGATCGACCAGAAATCCACGAACCGCAACCCGCGTTCGACGGTCGGGACGATCACCGAGATCTACGACTACATGCGGTTGCTCTGGGCGCGTATCGGCGTGCCGCACTGCCCGGTCTGCGGCGAGAGGATCCAGCGGCAGACGGTGCAGCAGATCGCCGACCAGCTGATGGAGTTAGAGCCGGGCACCCGGTACATGGTCGTCAGCCCCGTCGTCTCCCAGAAGAAGGGCGAGTTCGTCGACCTCTTCAAGGAGCTGGCGGCCAGCGGCTATTCACGAGCGCTGGTGGACGGCGAACCCGTGCAGCTGAGCGACCCGCCCGCCCTCAAGAAGCAGTACAAACACGACATCTCGGTCGTGGTGGACCGCCTGGTGGCAGGCCCCGACATCCTGGGACGGCTCACCGACTCGCTGGAGACCGCGCTGCGGCTGACGGAGGGGGTGGTGCAGGTCAATTTCGTCGACCGTGAGGGTCCGGAGGCGTGGCAGAGCTTCTCCGAGAAGCTCTCCTGCCCGAACGGGCACCCCCTCCAGCTGACCGAGATCGAGCCGCGGACCTTCTCGTTCAACGCTCCGTTCGGCGCGTGCCCGGAGTGCTCGGGCCTCGGCATCCGGATGTCCGTGGACGACGACCTGCTCCTCGGCGACGAAAACTTGAGCATTGCCGAGGGGGTCATCGTCCCCTGGACGACGCAGGGCAAGGGCCTCTTCAGCTACTACGAGAAGCTGCTCGACGGCCTGGCGCGGGACCTCGAGTTCTCGCTCACAACGCCGTGGAGAAAACTGTCGCAGAGCGTGCGGGAGGCCGTGCTGCACGGCGACAACTTCGACGTCAAGGTGCGGTGGAAGAACCGCTACGGCCGCGAGATGTCCTACACCTCCGGTTTCGAGGGCGTGGTGCCCTACATCGAGCGCCAGTACCTGCAGGCCGAGACAGACACGCAGCGCGCCCGGTGGGCCGAGTATCTGCGCGAGGTGCCGTGTCCCGTCTGCAAGGGGAAGCGCCTGAAGCCGGAAGTGCTCGCCGTGCTCATCCACGGCAGCTCCATCGCCGACGCGGCCGAGCTGAGCCTCGGCGACGCGCGTGGCTTCATGGAGAAGCTGCGCCTGACCGAGCGCGAGCAGAAGATCGGCGCCCAGGTGCTGCGCGAGATCAAGATCCGGCTCGACTTCCTCATCCAGGTCGGGCTCAGCTACCTCGACCTCGCACGGGCGGCGGCGACGCTCTCCGGCGGCGAGGCGCAGCGCATCCGCCTGGCGACTCAGATCGGCTCCGGACTGACGGGCGTGCTGTACGTGCTCGACGAGCCGAGCATCGGGCTGCACCAGCGCGACAACCGTCGGCTCATCGACACGCTCGTCGCTCTGCGCGACCTCGGCAACACGCTCATCGTGGTCGAGCACGACGAGGACACGATTCGCACCGCGGACTGGATCGTGGACATCGGCCCCGGCGCGGGCGTGAACGGCGGGCACGTCGTCCACTCGGGCTCCTATTCCGATCTCGTGGAGAACACCGCTTCCCTGACCGGAGATTACCTCTCCGGACGCCGCGAGATCCCCGTTCCGCCGAAGCGCCGCACGATCGACAAGAAGCGGATGCTGAAGGTCGTGGACGCCACAGCCAACAACCTCCAGAAGGTGACTGTCGACTTCCCCCTCGGAGTGTTCGTCGCGGTGACCGGCGTCTCCGGCTCGGGTAAATCGTCGCTTGTGAACGACATCCTCTACCGCGTGCTGGCGAACAAGCTCAACGGCGCACGCAAGCTGCCGGGAAAGCACCGCACGGTGACCGGGCTCGACAACCTCGACAAGGTCGTCCACGTCGACCAGGCTCCGATCGGCCGCACCCCGCGCTCGAACCCGGCGACCTACACCGGGGTGTTCGATCGCATTCGGACCCTCTTCGCGGAGACGCCGGAGGCGAAGATGCGCGGGTATCTGCCGGGCCGGTTCAGCTTCAATGTCAAGGGCGGGCGCTGCGAGGCCTGCTCGGGCGACGGCACGATCAAGATCGAAATGAACTTCCTGCCCGATGTCTACGTGGCGTGCGAGGTGTGCGGGGGAGCGCGCTACAACCGCGACACCCTCTCGGTCCACTACAAGGGCAAGAGCATCGCCGAGGTGCTCGACATGCCCATCAGCGAGGCGGCTGAGTTCTTCGAGCCGATCTCGGCCATCCATCGCTATCTCAAGACGCTGGTGGAGGTCGGGCTCGGCTATGTGCGGCTCGGCCAGAGCGCGACCACCCTCTCCGGCGGCGAGGCGCAGCGCGTCAAGCTCGCGACCGAGTTGCAGCGCCGGTCGAACGGGCGCAGCGTCTACGTCCTCGACGAGCCGACGACGGGCCTGCACTTCGAGGACGTCCGCAAGCTCCTGCTGGTGCTGAACGGCCTGCTGGACAAGGGCAACACCGTGATCACCATCGAACACAACCTCGACGTCATCAAATCGGCCGACTGGATCATCGACATGGGTCCCGAGGGCGGCGCGGGCGGCGGCACGGTCGTGGCGACCGGGACGCCCGAGCAGGTCGCGGACGCACCGGGCAGCCACACCGGGCACTTCCTCAAGGAGATCCTGCGGGGCGAGGCGTCGGCCGCGCGGGGCGCCGCTTAGGATTCCCTCCGTGGCAGACACCGTCAGCTACCGGCCCAAGGCTGGTGAGATCCCGACCCAGCCGGGCGTGTACCGCTTCCGCGACAAGACGCGCCGCGTGCTCTACGTCGGCAAGGCGAAGAACCTGCGCGCGCGGCTGAGCAACTACTTCCAGCCCTTGCGCAGCCTGCACGAGCGCACCCGGCGCATGGTCACGACCGCCGCGAGCGTCGAGTGGACCGTCGTGGGCAGCGAGTTCGAGGCGTTGCAGCTGGAGTACACCTGGATCAAGGAGTACAACCCGCCGTTCAACGTGCAGTTCCGGGACGACAAATCTTATCCGTACCTGGCGGTGACGCTCGGCGAGCGCATCCCGCGGGTGCTGGTGACGCGCAACCGGATCGCGAAGGGCGCGCGCTACTTCGGCCCATACACGAAGGTGTGGGCCATCCGCGACACGGTGGACCTCATGCTCAAGGCGTTCCCGGTCCGCAGCTGCTCGGACGGCGTGTACCGCCGAGCGGAGCTCACCGGCCGGCCCTGCCTGCTCGGAGACATCGGCAAGTGCGCCGGCCCCTGCGTGGGCCGGGTGACGCCGGAGGAGCATCGGAGGCTGGCCGAGGACTTCGTCTCCTTCATGGCGGGCGACGACAGCAAGCACATCCGTGACCTGACGGAGAAGATGAAGCAGGCAGCGGGCACGATGGACTACGAGGCAGCCGCGCGGCATCGCGATGCGATCCAGGCCCTGGAGGCCGCGATG
Above is a genomic segment from Leifsonia xyli subsp. xyli str. CTCB07 containing:
- the uvrA gene encoding excinuclease ABC subunit UvrA, which encodes MERVSTQGTGNIGKVTGSHLSVRGARVHNLNNVDLEIPRDSMVVFTGLSGSGKSSLAFDTIFAEGQRRYVESLSAYARQFLGQVDRPDVDFIEGLSPAVSIDQKSTNRNPRSTVGTITEIYDYMRLLWARIGVPHCPVCGERIQRQTVQQIADQLMELEPGTRYMVVSPVVSQKKGEFVDLFKELAASGYSRALVDGEPVQLSDPPALKKQYKHDISVVVDRLVAGPDILGRLTDSLETALRLTEGVVQVNFVDREGPEAWQSFSEKLSCPNGHPLQLTEIEPRTFSFNAPFGACPECSGLGIRMSVDDDLLLGDENLSIAEGVIVPWTTQGKGLFSYYEKLLDGLARDLEFSLTTPWRKLSQSVREAVLHGDNFDVKVRWKNRYGREMSYTSGFEGVVPYIERQYLQAETDTQRARWAEYLREVPCPVCKGKRLKPEVLAVLIHGSSIADAAELSLGDARGFMEKLRLTEREQKIGAQVLREIKIRLDFLIQVGLSYLDLARAAATLSGGEAQRIRLATQIGSGLTGVLYVLDEPSIGLHQRDNRRLIDTLVALRDLGNTLIVVEHDEDTIRTADWIVDIGPGAGVNGGHVVHSGSYSDLVENTASLTGDYLSGRREIPVPPKRRTIDKKRMLKVVDATANNLQKVTVDFPLGVFVAVTGVSGSGKSSLVNDILYRVLANKLNGARKLPGKHRTVTGLDNLDKVVHVDQAPIGRTPRSNPATYTGVFDRIRTLFAETPEAKMRGYLPGRFSFNVKGGRCEACSGDGTIKIEMNFLPDVYVACEVCGGARYNRDTLSVHYKGKSIAEVLDMPISEAAEFFEPISAIHRYLKTLVEVGLGYVRLGQSATTLSGGEAQRVKLATELQRRSNGRSVYVLDEPTTGLHFEDVRKLLLVLNGLLDKGNTVITIEHNLDVIKSADWIIDMGPEGGAGGGTVVATGTPEQVADAPGSHTGHFLKEILRGEASAARGAA